The genome window TTAAAAAGTTAGGGCCAATCATCCCATTTTTATATACATCTTCGGCTATTCCTCTGCAGATATTTTTAATATTACTGAAGATGGGAGCCTTTGATTGTCCTCCCATGATTAGTTTCCTTCATTTTACACAAATATAAAAACGGTTACTATGTTACTCAAAACAAAAAAACCTTATTTGATTTAAGGTTTTTTGTTATTTGTAACAATGGATTCTAGAATAAAATCGGATTATGCTAAAGTTGTACTTTCATTAACTTTCAATCAAGTAAAAGGAAAGTGCTACATTAAGGAGAACACCATCTTGAAACTTCCTAGGATCATACCCTGTCAGTTCTTTTATCTTTTTTAATCGATACTGAACTGTGTTCTTGTGAACAAATAACTTGTCAGCTGTTTCGTTAATTGATTGGTTGCAACGGAAAAAGACATCTGCTGTTTCTAGTAATTGTTCCATTTCTGGTTGCTCTCTTATTCGAAGTATCCTTTCAATAAAGTCATATCTCGATTCCGGTGAAATTTCTTCAATGAATGATTCTAATCCCAACTGGTCATAGAACTCTATCTTATTATTTTTACTCGCTATCTTTGCTGCTCTCTTCGCTTCATTAAAAGACTTAGGTAGACCATTCATCTCTGAGTGATATCTACCAATCCCAATCGATGTTTCAATTCCATGTTTTTCTTTCAATTTCGTTCTGATTTGCTCTAATCGATATACAATCATTTCTTTTTGGATTTTACTATCGAGATGAGGGTCTATCGTTAACAGGACTACATATTTTGAACTTCCTGACGGAATAACGATATCTTGTTTTTCATATTTTAACTGCCCCTCAATTGTTTTCTGTATGGTAAGGCGGTATTTTTGAATTTCCAGCTCCCCTTCTACATTTGCATTCGCACTTTTAAGCTTATTGTAGATAAGATCATTAAAATCTTTGAGATTAATTAAAACACCAACCCTTGGTAAATGGACATTTATCCCAAGAATCCAACCTCTTGCAGC of Bacillaceae bacterium S4-13-56 contains these proteins:
- a CDS encoding sugar diacid recognition domain-containing protein, coding for MSISSDYAQSIVEEMENIIQRNINFMNEAGVIIASIDKTRIGTVHEGALQAVQTKKTVVIKDIDIEKGVKPGINFPVFLNQQVVGVIGVTGQEEEIEPFGKVIKKMTEILLKEAYLEEQTDLEERAKEFFIEEWISANWENDKLFAARGWILGINVHLPRVGVLINLKDFNDLIYNKLKSANANVEGELEIQKYRLTIQKTIEGQLKYEKQDIVIPSGSSKYVVLLTIDPHLDSKIQKEMIVYRLEQIRTKLKEKHGIETSIGIGRYHSEMNGLPKSFNEAKRAAKIASKNNKIEFYDQLGLESFIEEISPESRYDFIERILRIREQPEMEQLLETADVFFRCNQSINETADKLFVHKNTVQYRLKKIKELTGYDPRKFQDGVLLNVALSFYLIES